A stretch of the Capsicum annuum cultivar UCD-10X-F1 chromosome 10, UCD10Xv1.1, whole genome shotgun sequence genome encodes the following:
- the LOC124887903 gene encoding uncharacterized protein LOC124887903 → MMKNNFFFFRSSTNDANKTPSPPLNSKEVSSWRSVSLSSGSFYDNGSGKKNFTDLSKSLHGHSKKVHPKKSGRDSSRDLSVPVLIRTIRRLTKEKVQMAFKVSSMLQNQVVERASAKEEASILQAELDSRTRRLETEKNELQSEVDNRIKISFSEKQLEDLSKRIKQVSEENQNVRQQLTQLQEEYRVAQDNRDYVRENYQEKVIELKSEILLTTVLREKLYSDEMDIKQLQADLDVAVRSNDILKCEVQNALDALSCATPKLKYLKLHVSRFIFVPSEVHGFLYETCIHEFLAYGSLLRHV, encoded by the exons atgatgaagaacaacttcttcttttttcgatCATCAACTAATGATGCAAACAAGACCCCTTCACCACCATTAAACTCCAAGGAAGTTTCTTCTTGGAGGAGTGTTTCATTGTCATCTGGATCCTTCTATGACAATGGGTCAGGAAAAAAGAATTTCACGGATCTGAGCAAATCTCTCCATGGTCATAGTAAGAAAGTTCATCCTAAGAAATCTGGTCGTGATTCAAGCCG AGACCTTAGCGTTCCAGTGTTGATTCGGACTATTAGAAGATTGACAAAGGAGAAGGTACAAATGGCTTTTAAAGTTTCAAGCATGTTACAGAATCAAGTTGTTGAAAGGGCTTCTGCTAAGGAAGAAGCCAGCATATTACAGGCAGAACTAGATTCACGAACACGAAGATTGGAGACAGAAAAGAATGAGTTACAATCA GAAGTAGATAATAGAATCAAGATATCATTTTCGGAGAAACAACTTGAAGATTTGTCTAAGAGAATAAAGCAAGTGTCAGAGGAGAATCAAAATGTAAGGCAGCAGCTCACTCAGTTACAAGAGGAATATCGAGTAGCTCAAGACAATAGAGATTATGTCCGGGAAAACTACCAGGAAAAGGTTATAGAGCTTAAATCGGAGATTTTGCTGACAACTGTGCTAAGGGAGAAGCTCTATTCCGATGAGATGGACATAAAGCAACTTCAGGCTGATCTAGATGTTGCAGTTAGAAGTAACGACATTCTCAAATGTGAAGTGCAAAATGCGTTGGACGCTCTTTCTTGTGCCACACCTAAGTTGAAATATCTCAAGCTTCATGTAAGCAG GTTCATCTTTGTTCCATCTGAAGTTCACGGTTTTCTTTATGAAACTTGTATACATGAGTTTCTGGCATATGGTAGCCTTCTGCGACATGTCTGA
- the LOC107843884 gene encoding protein STRICTOSIDINE SYNTHASE-LIKE 10: MNATKLFFSATALAIITVFFTLTSKNVYSPPIITGSKNLLSKCELINLKGAVGPESIAFDINGDGPYTGVADGRIIKWNGHEQGWVDFAVTSSHRKECVHPFALHMEHICGRPLGLRFDTRTGDLYIADAYLGLQVVGPSGGLATRLVTEVEGQPLRFTNDLDIDEQEDVIYFTDTSTQFQRRQFVASVVSGDKTGRLMKYDKSTKAVTVLLRGLAFANGVSLSKDKSFVLVAETSTGRIVRYWLKGPHAGKHDTFADLTGYPDNIRRNSKGKFWVALHSKRSLLSKLVTSNSWLGKTALKLPVSIQQLHFMLVGWQAHATAIKLSEDGQVLEVLEDVQSKTLKFISEVEEKNGKLWIGSVMVPFVGVYELS, from the exons ATGAATGCAACAAAGCTATTTTTTAGTGCAACAGCACTAGCAATAATCACTGTATTTTTTACATTAACATCCAAGAATGTTTATAGTCCACCTATAATAACAGGATCCAAAAATCTTTTATCTAAATGTGAATTAATAAATTTGAAAGGAGCAGTTGGGCCAGAAAGTATTGCTTTTGACATTAATGGAGATGGACCATATACTGGTGTTGCTGATGGAAGGATTATTAAATGGAATGGACATGAACAAGGTTGGGTTGATTTTGCTGTCACTTCATCTCACAG GAAGGAATGTGTGCACCCTTTTGCTCTCCATATGGAGCACATATGTGGAAGGCCACTGGGGTTACGATTTGATACAAGAACTGGAGACCTCTACATTGCTGATGCCTACTTAGGACTTCAAGTCGTGGGGCCATCTGGTGGATTAGCCACCCGACTCGTCACAGAAGTTGAAGGCCAGCCTCTACGCTTCACAAATGACTTGGACATTGACGAACAAGAAGATGTGATTTACTTCACAGATACCAGCACACAATTCCAGAGAAG GCAATTTGTTGCGTCTGTTGTAAGTGGAGACAAGACAGGCCGGCTGATGAAATACGACAAATCAACCAAAGCAGTGACAGTTTTACTACGAGGCCTTGCTTTTGCCAACGGTGTATCCTTGAGCAAAGACAAGTCGTTTGTGCTAGTGGCTGAAACTTCTACCGGTAGAATAGTAAGGTATTGGCTTAAAGGCCCTCATGCAGGTAAACACGATACATTTGCTGATCTAACAGGATATCCAGACAACATCAGAAGAAACTCGAAAGGGAAGTTCTGGGTTGCATTGCATTCAAAAAGATCGCTGCTTTCAAAGTTGGTCACATCCAATTCATGGCTTGGAAAGACAGCGCTAAAACTTCCAGTTTCCATCCAGCAACTGCATTTCATGTTAGTTGGATGGCAAGCGCATGCAACTGCAATTAAGCTAAGTGAAGACGGGCAAGTTTTGGAAGTCTTGGAAGACGTCCAGAGCAAGACCTTGAAGTTTATAAGTGAGGTTGAGGAGAAAAATGGCAAGTTGTGGATTGGTTCTGTAATGGTGCCTTTTGTTGGAGTTTATGAATTGTCTTAA